In a genomic window of Candidatus Hadarchaeales archaeon:
- a CDS encoding TATA-box-binding protein, which produces MPVPGVDIEIQNIVLSVAYEGVTFNLERLAKMLDNARYDPEVFPGIAYKSEDPPASFLIFSSGKMNCVGARSMRDAKLAIKKLTQKLKKAGAKIKSEPKVQVQNIVASFDFKREFDLEKISRMYENTEYEPEVFPGLVFRLEKPKAVVLLFVSGKGVCAGAKTMKDIEAAARAILKILK; this is translated from the coding sequence ATGCCGGTCCCCGGGGTGGATATCGAGATTCAGAACATAGTCCTTTCCGTGGCCTACGAAGGAGTCACCTTCAACTTGGAGAGATTGGCGAAGATGCTGGACAATGCTAGGTACGATCCCGAGGTTTTTCCTGGAATAGCCTATAAGTCTGAGGATCCCCCGGCTTCCTTCCTGATTTTCTCCTCCGGAAAGATGAACTGCGTAGGGGCGAGGAGCATGAGGGACGCCAAATTGGCCATCAAGAAGCTCACCCAGAAACTGAAAAAGGCTGGGGCCAAGATAAAATCGGAGCCCAAGGTTCAGGTACAGAACATCGTGGCTTCTTTCGACTTCAAGAGGGAATTCGATCTGGAAAAGATTTCTAGGATGTATGAAAATACCGAGTACGAACCCGAGGTTTTTCCTGGCTTGGTTTTCAGATTGGAAAAACCCAAGGCCGTGGTCCTCCTCTTCGTCTCGGGGAAGGGGGTTTGTGCGGGTGCCAAGACCATGAAGGATATAGAGGCCGCGGCTAGGGCCATTCTCAAGATCCTCAAATAA
- a CDS encoding PRC-barrel domain-containing protein, with product MLRLSKIQGLQIYNDKAKYVGSVRDILLSDEEGKVVGLVLGKRGNTLLSLPFSQVLAIGDIILARSSASLKETSSG from the coding sequence ATGCTCAGACTTTCCAAAATACAGGGGCTCCAAATCTACAACGATAAGGCAAAATATGTGGGATCGGTAAGGGACATCCTCTTGAGTGACGAGGAGGGAAAGGTGGTAGGATTGGTTCTGGGCAAGAGGGGCAATACCCTTCTCTCCCTCCCCTTCTCCCAAGTCTTGGCCATTGGGGACATCATTTTGGCCAGGAGCAGTGCTTCCCTCAAAGAGACTTCCTCGGGCTAG
- a CDS encoding 2,5-diamino-6-(ribosylamino)-4(3H)-pyrimidinone 5'-phosphate reductase — MKERMMRRPYVIMNAAMTLDGKIATKEGDSKISCPEDLDRVHRLRAEVDAIMVGAGTVLSDDPSLTVRRAKGKNPLRVVVDGRASIPPTARILDRSSPTLVVVSERAPEARVRELRRRGAEVIRKGREKVDLPRLLEELGKRGIRKILLEGGSTLNWYMLSSGLVDEIRVAVSPMIVGGEKAKTLVGGEGFGRVEEGIRLELKKVSKVGKDLLLVYKVKALRRGIKGK; from the coding sequence GTGAAAGAAAGGATGATGCGTCGTCCATATGTCATCATGAACGCCGCCATGACGCTGGATGGAAAAATTGCCACCAAGGAGGGAGATAGCAAAATCTCTTGTCCCGAAGACCTAGACAGGGTTCACAGGTTGAGGGCGGAAGTGGATGCCATCATGGTAGGAGCGGGTACTGTCCTTTCCGACGATCCCTCTTTGACCGTGAGGAGGGCCAAGGGAAAGAACCCCCTAAGGGTGGTGGTGGACGGAAGGGCCAGCATCCCTCCCACCGCCAGGATCCTGGACCGCTCCTCACCCACGCTCGTGGTGGTTTCGGAGAGGGCTCCTGAAGCCAGGGTAAGAGAGCTGAGAAGAAGGGGGGCTGAGGTAATAAGGAAGGGAAGGGAGAAGGTGGATCTTCCCCGCCTGCTGGAAGAATTGGGGAAGAGGGGGATAAGGAAGATTTTGCTGGAGGGTGGATCCACCCTCAACTGGTACATGCTCTCCTCGGGTCTGGTGGATGAGATCAGGGTGGCCGTTTCACCCATGATCGTGGGAGGTGAAAAGGCCAAGACTCTGGTGGGGGGTGAGGGTTTTGGAAGGGTAGAGGAGGGGATAAGGCTGGAACTGAAGAAAGTTTCTAAGGTGGGAAAGGACCTCCTCCTCGTCTACAAGGTGAAGGCTTTAAGAAGGGGAATTAAAGGAAAATGA
- a CDS encoding Lrp/AsnC ligand binding domain-containing protein, which produces MLAYVLITAAIGKVQAVMKELKKIPGVKSAHVVTGPYDIIAFVETKDLASLSNTVIKGIHSIKGVVDTNTAIVVEL; this is translated from the coding sequence ATGCTAGCCTATGTCCTCATCACGGCTGCCATAGGAAAGGTCCAAGCGGTGATGAAGGAACTTAAAAAGATACCTGGTGTCAAATCCGCCCATGTGGTGACTGGACCCTACGACATCATCGCCTTCGTTGAAACCAAGGATCTGGCTTCCCTCAGTAACACCGTGATAAAGGGTATCCACAGCATAAAGGGCGTGGTGGACACCAACACCGCCATTGTCGTAGAGCTCTAA
- a CDS encoding alpha/beta hydrolase, with the protein MEHFFVETNGVRLHCVGEGKGKLVLLLHGFPEFWYSWRHQLPVLGKYFRAVAPDLRGYNESDRPEGEENYRLEILVEDVAGLVEKLGGGRGMVVGHDWGGVIAWAFASLHPDLTEKLVIMNAPHPSVMARRISSPEQSRRSWYIFFFRKEKEPEKFLEAENYAVLKEVLRSTAIKPAFKEEDLEKFVEAWSKPGALRAGINYYRANGPESQARKLPKVKVPTLVIWGKEDAFLSLEVSRADEYVEAPYKVVYLENCGHWVQNEEPELVNRLLLEFLAGA; encoded by the coding sequence ATGGAGCATTTCTTCGTGGAGACGAATGGTGTTAGATTGCACTGCGTGGGTGAAGGAAAGGGTAAACTGGTACTCCTCCTCCATGGATTTCCAGAATTTTGGTATTCTTGGAGACATCAACTCCCCGTTTTGGGTAAATACTTCAGGGCAGTGGCACCGGATCTGAGAGGATACAACGAGAGCGACAGACCAGAAGGGGAAGAAAACTACAGACTGGAGATCCTCGTAGAGGATGTGGCTGGGTTGGTGGAGAAGCTGGGAGGTGGAAGGGGAATGGTGGTGGGACATGATTGGGGAGGGGTAATCGCTTGGGCCTTCGCCTCTTTACATCCCGACCTCACAGAAAAGCTGGTAATAATGAACGCCCCCCATCCCTCGGTCATGGCGAGGAGGATCTCAAGCCCTGAGCAGTCCAGGAGGAGTTGGTACATCTTCTTTTTCAGAAAGGAAAAGGAGCCAGAGAAATTCCTTGAGGCGGAGAACTATGCGGTGCTGAAGGAGGTGCTGAGAAGCACGGCCATCAAACCGGCTTTCAAAGAGGAGGACCTGGAGAAGTTCGTGGAAGCTTGGTCCAAGCCCGGAGCCCTCAGGGCGGGAATCAACTACTATCGGGCTAACGGTCCTGAGAGTCAAGCCAGGAAACTTCCGAAGGTAAAGGTTCCTACCCTGGTGATCTGGGGTAAGGAGGATGCTTTTCTGAGCTTGGAAGTGAGTAGGGCGGATGAGTACGTGGAGGCCCCTTACAAGGTAGTCTATTTGGAAAATTGTGGCCACTGGGTACAGAACGAAGAACCCGAATTGGTCAACCGTCTTCTCCTCGAGTTCCTCGCTGGAGCTTAG
- a CDS encoding DUF169 domain-containing protein, with the protein MEEWRTLGKELEERLRPATYPLAVTFLKGEEVPEGVRRPEEKFSLCQLFTLSRTHGWTMVLEPENSGCPALNSILGWPAEREMVIDFLQAAGYVKGKEAAEGLLRELENLGLEGIRRVVVSPLTRTKVVPEVVVIYGNSAQMMRLIQGAVCEQGRRIEVRMAGLMGSCGSVLRSYAEGKYDLAIPGTGDRVFAATQETEIVFTLPAFKLRPLLEGMKEQKLIKYPVPPRLLPPFFPGG; encoded by the coding sequence ATGGAGGAATGGAGGACACTGGGGAAAGAACTTGAGGAGAGGCTGAGGCCTGCTACCTATCCTTTGGCAGTGACTTTTCTCAAGGGGGAAGAGGTGCCTGAGGGTGTGAGGAGACCAGAGGAGAAGTTTTCCCTTTGCCAGCTCTTCACCCTTTCCAGAACCCATGGCTGGACCATGGTTTTGGAGCCTGAAAACAGTGGCTGTCCCGCTCTGAATTCGATACTGGGTTGGCCAGCCGAGAGGGAAATGGTGATAGACTTCCTTCAAGCGGCCGGTTATGTGAAGGGCAAGGAAGCGGCGGAGGGGCTCCTGAGGGAGTTGGAAAACCTTGGGCTGGAGGGAATAAGAAGGGTGGTAGTCTCCCCCCTCACGCGCACAAAGGTGGTTCCCGAAGTGGTGGTGATTTACGGCAATTCCGCTCAAATGATGAGACTAATACAGGGTGCGGTTTGTGAGCAGGGGAGGAGGATAGAGGTGAGGATGGCGGGTTTGATGGGTTCCTGTGGGAGTGTGTTGAGGTCCTATGCAGAGGGAAAGTATGACCTGGCCATACCAGGAACGGGTGACAGGGTTTTTGCGGCTACCCAAGAGACCGAAATCGTTTTCACTCTCCCTGCTTTTAAGCTCCGTCCCTTACTGGAGGGGATGAAGGAACAGAAGCTGATAAAATATCCCGTTCCCCCCAGACTCCTTCCCCCCTTCTTCCCGGGTGGATAG
- a CDS encoding ABC transporter ATP-binding protein, with product MRVVEVRKLWYTYPDGTVALRGVDLEVEEGESVFLMGPNGSGKSTLLLHLNGLLLPQRGEVRVFGLDPRNGVEEIRKKVGLVFQDPDDQLFMPTVFEDVAFGPLHLGLGKGEVRRRVRKALEEVGMKGFEKRSPQHLSYGEKKRVAIATVLSMEPPLLVLDEPTLGLDPWMRKRLLSLLRKLRRGRTLVMAGHDVGLMEMCDRVYLLKRGRVEGEIDPSKWREEREIGW from the coding sequence ATGAGGGTGGTCGAGGTAAGAAAACTCTGGTATACCTATCCCGATGGGACCGTGGCCTTGAGGGGGGTGGACCTCGAGGTAGAGGAGGGGGAAAGCGTTTTCCTCATGGGTCCCAATGGTTCGGGTAAGTCCACACTCCTCCTCCATCTCAACGGACTCCTCCTTCCGCAGAGGGGGGAGGTGAGGGTTTTTGGCTTGGATCCAAGGAATGGGGTGGAGGAGATAAGGAAGAAGGTAGGGTTGGTTTTTCAGGATCCGGATGATCAGCTCTTCATGCCCACGGTTTTCGAGGATGTGGCCTTTGGTCCCCTTCACTTGGGACTGGGAAAGGGGGAAGTCAGGAGGAGGGTGAGGAAGGCCTTGGAGGAGGTGGGAATGAAGGGATTCGAGAAAAGGAGTCCGCAGCATCTGAGTTACGGTGAAAAGAAGAGGGTGGCCATAGCCACCGTCCTTTCCATGGAACCTCCTCTCTTGGTGCTCGATGAGCCTACCCTCGGCCTAGATCCTTGGATGAGGAAAAGGCTGCTTTCCCTCCTTCGCAAATTGAGGAGGGGAAGGACTCTTGTAATGGCGGGGCACGATGTGGGGTTAATGGAAATGTGCGATAGGGTCTATCTTTTGAAGAGGGGAAGGGTGGAGGGAGAGATAGATCCCTCTAAGTGGAGAGAAGAAAGAGAAATAGGATGGTGA
- the cbiQ gene encoding cobalt ECF transporter T component CbiQ → MKHHFLDQYSGRKSPLHSLDPRTKIVALLSFVIVVVLTPLLPPFRFLFYLLLLFLLILLSGVPPIFLLKRSAVVLPFVGLVAVGLPFLGGSGGSYNLGPFHVTRSALLIFTNVLLKAWFSVMVMGLLVSTTPFTHLLRGFQTFGLPSLFTTILSFMYRYLYLLSDEFERMMRARDARAWRMGRLERMRILGNMIGAAFLRSYERGERIYLAMRARGFERKIEVMQELRMGRSDFLFLSLFIPLLLLPVMI, encoded by the coding sequence ATGAAGCACCATTTCCTGGATCAGTACAGCGGTAGGAAAAGTCCCCTTCATTCCTTGGACCCTAGGACCAAGATCGTGGCCCTTCTCTCCTTCGTAATAGTGGTGGTCCTTACCCCCCTTCTCCCACCCTTTCGTTTCCTCTTCTATCTTCTACTCCTCTTCCTCCTCATTCTCCTTTCCGGGGTTCCCCCAATCTTTCTCCTCAAGAGGTCGGCCGTGGTGCTACCCTTTGTGGGCTTGGTGGCGGTTGGTCTGCCCTTTTTGGGTGGGAGCGGTGGATCCTACAACCTAGGACCCTTCCACGTGACCCGTTCCGCCCTCCTCATCTTCACGAACGTTCTTCTCAAAGCTTGGTTCTCGGTGATGGTGATGGGTCTCCTCGTTTCCACCACTCCCTTTACCCATCTTTTACGCGGTTTCCAGACCTTTGGTCTCCCTTCCCTTTTCACCACGATCCTTTCCTTCATGTACCGGTACCTTTACCTCCTCTCGGATGAGTTCGAAAGGATGATGAGGGCAAGGGATGCAAGGGCTTGGAGGATGGGCAGGCTGGAGAGGATGAGGATTCTGGGGAACATGATCGGGGCGGCTTTCCTGAGGAGTTATGAGAGGGGAGAACGCATCTATTTGGCCATGCGGGCGAGGGGCTTCGAAAGGAAGATCGAGGTGATGCAAGAGTTGAGGATGGGGAGATCGGATTTTCTCTTCCTCTCCCTCTTCATTCCACTCCTCCTTCTCCCGGTGATGATATGA
- a CDS encoding PDGLE domain-containing protein, with amino-acid sequence MELRWWMVGLAICFFMAGVLSLFASPLPDGLERVAEDHGFAEKAKELFSSPFPDYSFPILGGALSTSLAGLLGVSLVLLLTLLWARVLRKRK; translated from the coding sequence ATGGAACTGAGGTGGTGGATGGTGGGTTTGGCGATTTGCTTCTTCATGGCAGGGGTTCTCTCCCTCTTCGCCTCCCCCCTTCCAGACGGTCTGGAAAGGGTTGCGGAGGATCATGGGTTTGCCGAGAAGGCCAAGGAGCTCTTCTCCTCCCCCTTCCCCGATTATTCCTTTCCCATCCTAGGCGGGGCCCTTTCCACCTCCCTAGCCGGACTTTTGGGTGTTTCCCTCGTCCTCCTCTTAACCCTCTTGTGGGCTAGGGTTCTCAGGAAGAGGAAATGA
- a CDS encoding energy-coupling factor ABC transporter permease, whose amino-acid sequence MHIPDGFLVPSVWIPLWLLAAGVLGFSTRRVNKKLEDRQVPLLGVLAAFVFAVQMLNVPVAGGTSGHVVGGVLIALFVGPLTGSLVMASILSVQALFFQDGGITALGANIVNMGLIGTILGYWLYRLVSSAVGGKKGKLMGAGVAGWMAIVLGAVACSLELAASGTSPLRVALPAMVGYHVIIGVVEAVVTMAVVSFVSRTRPDLLELPKV is encoded by the coding sequence ATGCACATCCCCGACGGTTTCCTCGTACCCAGCGTGTGGATCCCCCTTTGGCTTCTGGCAGCAGGAGTCTTGGGGTTCTCCACTCGAAGGGTGAACAAAAAGCTTGAGGACAGACAGGTACCCCTCCTAGGAGTGCTTGCAGCCTTCGTTTTTGCCGTTCAAATGCTCAACGTCCCTGTGGCCGGGGGAACCAGCGGACATGTAGTGGGGGGAGTGCTCATTGCCCTCTTCGTGGGTCCCTTGACTGGTTCTCTCGTGATGGCCTCCATTCTCTCCGTGCAGGCCCTCTTCTTTCAAGATGGTGGCATCACGGCTTTGGGGGCCAACATTGTGAACATGGGATTGATAGGAACCATTTTGGGATACTGGCTTTATCGGTTGGTTTCGAGTGCTGTAGGGGGAAAGAAGGGAAAGCTGATGGGGGCGGGAGTAGCGGGTTGGATGGCCATTGTTTTGGGTGCCGTAGCATGTTCTTTGGAACTGGCGGCTTCCGGTACCTCCCCCCTTCGGGTTGCCCTTCCCGCCATGGTGGGATATCATGTGATCATAGGGGTAGTGGAGGCCGTGGTGACCATGGCCGTGGTGAGTTTTGTTTCGAGGACCAGACCGGATCTCCTAGAACTACCGAAGGTTTAG
- a CDS encoding ABC transporter substrate-binding protein, whose amino-acid sequence MTGKMLGLLLSFLVILSIVSYASYRLGYQKGREAITTVRMGYLVGDIHQIGCFVGRELELFEKEAGAGFRFRYLEYVNGPTQMNEFMAGGLDAGYVGVVPALIAFSQGADLKIVASANLEGSALVARKDLENIRSLDGKTVGTPGAGTIQNAMLSMIENQLGITFSRKHYAGPSTLPLALEKGDIDGYIAWEPFCAEAVVNGTGKVVYTSHEILPGHQCCVLYISGKLLREDRDLALSIVRAHVKAMQLVKENENRAMQIFSSRTGKPMGVVQEAWKRMVWEYRPNVESIRTFAKLLIETGAIKGVENVDAFVENALDLTLLGEI is encoded by the coding sequence ATGACCGGTAAGATGCTTGGTCTCCTCCTTTCTTTCCTCGTCATCCTCTCCATCGTTTCCTATGCCAGTTACCGGTTGGGATACCAGAAGGGCAGGGAAGCCATAACTACGGTGAGGATGGGTTATCTCGTGGGGGACATCCACCAGATAGGGTGCTTTGTGGGGAGGGAACTGGAACTCTTCGAGAAAGAAGCGGGTGCGGGTTTCAGGTTCAGATACTTGGAATATGTCAACGGTCCTACGCAGATGAATGAATTCATGGCTGGGGGATTGGACGCGGGATATGTGGGAGTAGTTCCTGCCCTCATCGCCTTCTCGCAGGGTGCTGACTTGAAGATCGTGGCTTCAGCCAATCTGGAGGGCTCGGCACTGGTAGCCCGAAAGGATCTCGAAAACATCAGAAGCTTGGACGGAAAAACCGTTGGAACTCCCGGTGCAGGCACCATCCAGAACGCCATGCTCTCCATGATAGAGAACCAGCTGGGTATTACCTTCAGCCGTAAGCATTACGCCGGTCCCTCCACCCTTCCCCTCGCTTTGGAAAAAGGGGATATAGACGGCTACATAGCCTGGGAACCCTTCTGTGCGGAAGCGGTGGTGAATGGTACGGGAAAGGTGGTCTATACCTCCCATGAAATCCTGCCAGGACACCAATGCTGTGTTCTCTATATCTCCGGAAAGCTCCTAAGGGAGGACAGGGACCTAGCCCTCTCCATAGTTAGAGCCCATGTAAAAGCCATGCAATTGGTGAAAGAAAATGAGAATAGGGCCATGCAAATCTTCTCCTCCCGTACCGGAAAACCCATGGGCGTAGTCCAAGAAGCCTGGAAGAGGATGGTCTGGGAGTACAGACCCAACGTGGAAAGCATCAGGACCTTTGCCAAGCTCCTCATAGAAACGGGGGCCATCAAAGGAGTGGAAAATGTGGATGCCTTTGTGGAGAATGCCCTTGACCTCACCCTTTTAGGGGAAATCTAA
- a CDS encoding ABC transporter permease yields the protein MKTSRLREVFYLLLPLLAVMLLWEFSSRTIHSSFFPSPEEVFRSFFTLLTKGDMEKIRLHEHIFYSLLRVLGGFTIACSTAIPLGILMGLREGVYRSSKSVLEPIRFIPPLAWIPLVFLLLSGTWRYLFVIWLGAFFPILINTMGGIKRTNPTLVEVSKSFGAKNRTTVKKVVIPSALPEILSGMRVGLGVGWMCIVAAEMMSGESVGLGKLILKASEFMRVDMVVAGMITIGMLGLLMNEILLRTEKRLFLWRKEILL from the coding sequence ATGAAGACCTCCCGTCTCAGGGAAGTGTTCTACCTCCTTCTCCCCCTACTAGCCGTGATGCTCCTATGGGAATTCTCCTCCAGAACCATACATTCATCCTTTTTTCCAAGTCCGGAGGAAGTTTTCCGCTCCTTCTTTACCCTCCTAACCAAGGGAGACATGGAAAAAATCAGGTTACACGAACACATCTTCTATAGCCTCCTCAGGGTGTTGGGGGGATTCACCATAGCCTGCTCCACCGCCATACCCCTTGGCATCCTGATGGGGTTGAGGGAAGGTGTTTATCGCTCCTCCAAGTCCGTGCTGGAACCCATCCGTTTCATTCCGCCCCTAGCCTGGATACCTTTGGTTTTTCTCCTCCTTTCCGGAACCTGGCGCTATCTCTTCGTGATATGGCTGGGAGCTTTCTTTCCCATCCTCATCAATACCATGGGGGGTATCAAAAGGACCAACCCAACGTTGGTAGAAGTCTCGAAGAGCTTTGGGGCCAAAAACAGGACCACGGTGAAAAAGGTGGTGATACCCAGCGCCCTCCCAGAAATCCTCTCCGGAATGAGGGTGGGACTGGGAGTGGGTTGGATGTGCATCGTGGCGGCCGAGATGATGAGCGGGGAAAGCGTGGGTCTGGGTAAGCTCATCCTGAAAGCCTCGGAATTCATGAGGGTAGACATGGTCGTAGCGGGAATGATCACGATAGGGATGCTCGGGCTCCTGATGAACGAAATCCTTCTACGTACGGAGAAGCGTCTCTTCTTGTGGAGAAAGGAAATCCTCCTCTGA
- a CDS encoding ABC transporter ATP-binding protein: protein MPAKIKVKIENLYKSFDTSEGKLEVLRGISLGIKEGEFVSVVGPSGCGKTTLLRLVGGLEKPSSGKIIIDGKPPNPSLHRLGFVFQEDSLFPWRTVWENIRFGREVRGMEGEERVKELVEMVGLRGFENCYPHQLSGGMKQRVAIARALAVDPDLLLMDEPFANLDAQTRWILHQDLTKIWEEVRKTILFVTHNVEEAVYLSDRVIVLTSRPARIKRILEVGLPRPRDKLSKELVELRKRVVELLREEVPYL from the coding sequence TTGCCCGCAAAGATAAAGGTCAAGATAGAAAACCTTTACAAGAGTTTCGACACGAGTGAGGGAAAACTGGAAGTCCTGAGGGGAATCTCCCTGGGGATAAAGGAGGGGGAGTTCGTTTCCGTGGTGGGTCCCTCCGGTTGCGGAAAAACCACCCTGTTAAGGCTTGTGGGAGGCCTAGAAAAACCTTCTTCCGGAAAAATCATCATAGACGGAAAGCCACCCAATCCCTCCCTACACCGCTTGGGTTTCGTCTTCCAAGAAGATTCTCTTTTCCCTTGGAGAACCGTCTGGGAAAACATAAGGTTCGGAAGGGAAGTGAGGGGGATGGAAGGGGAGGAAAGGGTAAAGGAGCTGGTGGAGATGGTTGGCTTGAGGGGTTTTGAAAACTGCTATCCCCACCAGCTCTCAGGGGGGATGAAACAAAGGGTAGCCATCGCTAGGGCCCTAGCCGTGGATCCCGATCTCCTGCTCATGGATGAGCCCTTCGCCAACCTCGATGCCCAGACCCGCTGGATTCTCCATCAAGATCTAACCAAGATCTGGGAAGAGGTGAGGAAAACCATCCTCTTCGTGACCCATAACGTGGAGGAAGCCGTCTATCTTTCCGATAGGGTGATCGTGCTCACTTCCCGACCGGCCAGGATAAAGAGGATACTGGAGGTGGGTCTCCCCCGTCCAAGGGACAAGTTGAGCAAAGAACTTGTGGAACTCAGGAAAAGGGTGGTGGAGCTCCTCAGGGAAGAAGTACCTTACCTCTGA
- a CDS encoding helix-turn-helix domain-containing protein has product MTLQKWEEVLNSALDSDEKFRETLRRTLKELHLDMKEFSKLSGVSESSLYKILSGHRVNPRLSTLRDILKTLRNLESPKEEEPFIALIASRSSLDALTTSHVTVGNFRIKIKGYGASSIEDAIVAALSAEQEGAKAIVCGPVVATILEKIVKVPISSCPVSLCNQPLLEAAKNAAKKIAEELAVTKREAERRKVIR; this is encoded by the coding sequence GTGACCCTGCAAAAATGGGAAGAAGTGCTCAACTCCGCCCTAGATTCCGATGAGAAGTTCAGGGAAACCCTGAGGAGAACCCTAAAGGAGCTCCATTTGGACATGAAGGAATTCAGCAAACTTTCAGGTGTTTCTGAGAGTTCCCTTTACAAAATCCTCTCTGGGCATAGGGTCAATCCCAGGCTCTCCACTCTCCGGGACATCCTCAAGACCCTCAGGAACCTCGAAAGCCCTAAGGAGGAGGAACCCTTCATCGCCCTCATAGCCTCGAGATCCTCCCTCGATGCCCTAACCACTTCCCACGTGACGGTGGGAAACTTCAGGATAAAGATCAAGGGATATGGTGCCTCCAGCATCGAGGATGCCATTGTCGCCGCTCTCAGTGCCGAGCAAGAGGGAGCCAAAGCCATCGTTTGCGGACCCGTGGTGGCAACCATCTTAGAAAAAATAGTGAAGGTACCTATTTCCTCTTGTCCCGTTTCCCTTTGCAACCAACCCCTCTTAGAAGCAGCCAAAAATGCCGCCAAAAAAATCGCGGAAGAACTCGCTGTGACTAAGAGAGAGGCTGAGAGACGAAAAGTAATACGGTAA